Proteins from a genomic interval of Candidatus Binatia bacterium:
- the rpsH gene encoding 30S ribosomal protein S8, producing the protein MSVTDPIADMLTRIRNANTANHKTVDVPASRVKQAIAQILTDEGFIEGFERLDAGPQGTIRIALRYGPEKEKIITGLRRISRPGLRVYTRKTEIPRVLGGLGIVIISTPQGIMSGKRAKKQGVGGEVLAYVW; encoded by the coding sequence ATGTCCGTAACCGATCCTATTGCCGATATGCTGACGCGAATTCGAAACGCGAACACCGCCAATCACAAGACGGTGGACGTGCCGGCATCGCGCGTCAAGCAGGCGATCGCGCAGATCCTGACCGACGAAGGGTTCATCGAGGGCTTCGAGCGTCTCGATGCGGGCCCGCAAGGGACGATTCGTATCGCGCTGCGCTACGGTCCGGAGAAGGAGAAGATCATCACCGGGCTGCGGCGCATCTCGCGCCCCGGCTTGCGAGTCTACACGCGCAAGACGGAGATCCCGCGCGTCCTCGGCGGGCTCGGTATCGTCATCATCTCCACGCCGCAGGGCATCATGTCGGGCAAGCGCGCGAAAAAGCAAGGCGTCGGGGGCGAAGTCCTCGCGTACGTGTGGTGA